One Numida meleagris isolate 19003 breed g44 Domestic line chromosome 6, NumMel1.0, whole genome shotgun sequence genomic region harbors:
- the GLRX5 gene encoding glutaredoxin-related protein 5, mitochondrial, which translates to MSGSLRAALRLGAWAARGRPGRRHLSEAAAGSAGGSGGADGGGGGGGGSGSREAVERLVREHPVVVFMKGSPAQPLCGFSNAVVQILRLHGVEDYRAHDVLQDPDLRQGIKNYSNWPTIPQVYLNGEFVGGCDILLQMHQNGDLVEELKKLGIRSALLDAEKDQEKK; encoded by the exons ATGAGCGGGTCGTTGCGTGCGGCCCTGCGCCTGGGCGCctgggcagcgcggggccgaCCCGGGCGGCGGCACCTGAGCGAGGCGGCCGCCGGCAGCGCTGGAGGCAGCGGTGGGGCCGACGGCGGaggcggcggaggcggcggcTCGGGGTCGCGGGAAGCGGTGGAACGACTGGTGCGGGAGCACCCGGTGGTGGTGTTTATGAAGGGCAGCCCGGCGCAGCCCCTCTGCGGCTTCAGCAACGCCGTCGTGCAGATCCTGCGGCTGCACGGCGTGGAGGACTACCGCGCCCACGACGTCCTGCAGGACCCCGACCTCCGGCAAG gaaTAAAAAACTACTCCAACTGGCCTACCATCCCACAAGTATACCTCAATGGTGAATTCGTTGGTGGCTGTGATATACTCCTCCAGATGCATCAGAATGGAGATCTCGTAGAAGAGTTAAAGAAATTAGGAATCCGCTCAGCACTTCTGGATGCAGAAAAagaccaagaaaaaaagtaa